The Lactobacillus sp. ESL0680 DNA segment GAATTCGCGTTTGCGGTATTCTTGCAAGGTACCACTTCTTGAAACGGAACGTTTGAAACGACGAAGAGCATCATCAATAGACTCGTTTTCGTGAACGACTGTCTTGGCCATGTGTGATCCCTCCTTCCATTTCTTGACGTTACCGTCATACATTTATTTAAATTATATCAAACCTCACGCAAGGGTCAATACATACATGCAATATTTTTAAAAAAGTTTTTTGGCAGTATTATTTTAACTAAATCTGTTAAAAAACTTTTAAAAATGTATAATTAATTAAAAAGGAGTTAATAATGAGCGAAGAAACACTTAAAAAAGAAGTTAACATCATAATTATTTCTGATTCTGCTGGTGATACTGCTTTTAACAATGCCATTGCCGCGGCCGCACAATTCCCTGATGCGCAAGTTAATTATCGGCGTTATCCATTTATTACCGATAATAACAAACTTGATGCTGTGTTTGATGAAATTGAACAATATCCCAATATAATTATTATTTATAGTCTGGTTAAAGATGAAATGCAAATTCCAGTAATCAGATTTGTCCGTGAACATAAGGTTCAGAGTGTCGATATTTTGTCCCCTGCCCTAGAGGCTTTGCAAAAGGTGACGGGCAAGAGACCATTAGAAAAAATCGGTGCCCAACACAAAATGAACCAGCATTACTTTGACCGGATTTCAGCGATGGAATTTGCGGTTATGTATGATGATGGTAAAGACCCCAAAGGCTTTTTGGAAGCTGACGTGGTTTTATTAGGGGTTTCGCGAACTTCTAAAACACCATTATCCTTATTCTTAGCCAATAAGAACCTAAAGGTTGCTAACCTGCCGCTTGTACCCGATACACACATTCCAAAAGAAATTTATAAAATTAATCCGAAAAAGATTATCGGCTTAACCAATGACCTCTCAGTGCTAAACGAAATTAGACGGGAAAGAATGATCTCTTATGGCTTGAGTCCAGATACAACGTATTCGAATACCGATTCAATTAAGGCTGAACTTGATTCCGCGCAAAAGCTTTATGATAAGCTCGGATGTTACGTTATCAATGTTGCTCACCGTTCAATTGAAGAAACTGCGGCTTTAATTATGGATCACTTAGGGGTTGAGCAGCTATAATTAATAAGTAAGTACTTAATTTATGCTTTAAGCTAAAAATATTTGGAGATAACTGATTATGAACAAACAAGAAGATACTGCAATCTTTGCCGGCGGCTGCTTTTGGTGCATGGTTAAGCCCTTTGACAGTTTACCCGGCGTTGAAAAAGTAGTTTCTGGTTACACTGGCGGGCATGTTGCTAATCCAACATACGAGCAAGTTTGTGCCGGAACTACTGGTCACACCGAAGCCGTTAAAATAACTTTTAATCCAGAACTAATGCCGTATGAAAAATTACTGCAATATTACTGGCAGGTAACTGACCCGACCGATGCTTCAGGCCAATTTCAAGATCGTGGAGATAATTACAGACCCGTGATCTTTTATAATTCTCCTGAACAAAAGGCTGCTGCTGAAAAGTCAAAGGCAGAATTAGCAAACAGTGGTAAATTTGATAAACCAATTGTTACCCAGATTGAACCTGCTGTTCCTTTTTATGATGCTGAAGATTATCATCAGGATTTCTATAAGAAGGACCCACTGAGATATTCTTTAGAAGAATCCGGCGGCCGCGATAACTTTATTAAAGAACACTGGTCTAAATAAAGTTACAGTTAAACACTTAATAGTGAATTGATGCTATTATGTAGATGTGGACGTTGATATTGAGGTATATGATATACTAAAATAACAATAATTATACTATCTAGAGATTTAATTTTACTTTGTTAAGCGTCCATAAAAGCCATCAGATTAACTGATGGCTTTTTCAATGCTTTTAAAAACAATAATTTTTAATATTAATACAAAGGCAAAAAAGAAAAATAATGCTACAATGGAAAACGAATTGCGTAAGTTTTCAGGATGATTGGGAGATAATTATCGCAACCATCCTAATTTCTTTATTTATAAGGAGCTATTACTAACCATATGGATCAATTGGATAAGTTTAATAGGCGCTACAATTTACTTTCCAAAATTTCGGCGTCATTCTTTTACTCGCTGGCAGTTGCCGTTGCGTTGAATTTCTTCTGGACACCAGGCCACATGTACTCATCTGGAATAACTGGCTTTGC contains these protein-coding regions:
- the msrA gene encoding peptide-methionine (S)-S-oxide reductase MsrA codes for the protein MNKQEDTAIFAGGCFWCMVKPFDSLPGVEKVVSGYTGGHVANPTYEQVCAGTTGHTEAVKITFNPELMPYEKLLQYYWQVTDPTDASGQFQDRGDNYRPVIFYNSPEQKAAAEKSKAELANSGKFDKPIVTQIEPAVPFYDAEDYHQDFYKKDPLRYSLEESGGRDNFIKEHWSK
- a CDS encoding pyruvate, water dikinase regulatory protein, whose product is MSEETLKKEVNIIIISDSAGDTAFNNAIAAAAQFPDAQVNYRRYPFITDNNKLDAVFDEIEQYPNIIIIYSLVKDEMQIPVIRFVREHKVQSVDILSPALEALQKVTGKRPLEKIGAQHKMNQHYFDRISAMEFAVMYDDGKDPKGFLEADVVLLGVSRTSKTPLSLFLANKNLKVANLPLVPDTHIPKEIYKINPKKIIGLTNDLSVLNEIRRERMISYGLSPDTTYSNTDSIKAELDSAQKLYDKLGCYVINVAHRSIEETAALIMDHLGVEQL
- the rpsU gene encoding 30S ribosomal protein S21, coding for MAKTVVHENESIDDALRRFKRSVSRSGTLQEYRKREFYEKPSVRRKLKSEAARKRRHY